The stretch of DNA CTTTTAGACTCAGTAAAACTGCTCCGCCTCCATTACCATTGCAGGCACCAGGAGTATAGTGTTTTACTCCATGACATCGAGCAACACAGGCATTGCTATAGGTTACGCCATTAATTCCACAAACTGGATCATAGACCATGGGGCAGTAGCAATTAGCCGAGGTTAGTTCTTGTTGAGATGAATTAGAAGATGATTTTTCCTGCCAGCTTATAAGAGTCGTCATTGAGGCAGCAAGTAATGTTAGCATAAAAAAAGAAATTTGCTTTTTCATAATAAATTGAGGTTATAATGGTTAAATAAGAATAATAGAGGATAAATTTTTGTTACGAACTTTCTTCTTGTTAGCAGTCTTCATAGAAGCTATTGAAGAGTCCAAAGATTTGGTAAAGAGTTACTTACTTAAAAGAAAGGGAAAAGCTGTAGCATTAAGAATCAATGAACCAGTTAATTTAGTACCATCTAATGAGAATACTCCAGAGAAATAATTGGTTCCTATTTTTTGGTTTGGGATACTAATGGTCGAACAATCTGCGTTCAGTTCTCCAGAAAGGGTAACCGTTTGCCCAACTACATTAAAGGTAACCGATAGAGCTTTTTCGGATTCTCCTGCATCCAATACACAAGTAATTGTTCCATAAGTGGGGTCGTCGCCATCGTAACTTCCAAGCCTACTGTCTCTACAGTTTTCTTTTTTACAAGCAACAATAAGCAAAAGGTAAATACAAAAGGTAATTAAGCTTAATTTTTTCATGATGTTTAATCTTAGTTGTGAATAGATATTTGATAAAAAGGAATTTGTTCTTTTGTTTGTAAGTGGCTGTTTATTAGTAGTGATAGCCATTGTTTACAGTTGTAAATATCTAAGAATAGAGCTAGTTTTGCAATTCTGTTATGCAAAGGGGGGATAGCTTTCTGTGTACTTGTGTTTTTCTTCTGCAAAAAAATAAGCGTTAACCCGTCTTTATGGATAAAAAAAATCCCTGCCGAAAATGAGCAAGGAGCTTAGTAAGTTGTTGATAATTAGGTGATTTTGCGTTGAGGGCTTAAGCTTTGATCTTTTTAAAAAAGGCGGCTCTATAGGTTTCAGAGATGGGGATAAGCTGATCAGAAATACGGATTCTACTGCGTTCTATAGAGTCTATTTTGGCAAAGGCAACCATATAAGATTTGTGCACTCTTGCTACTAGATTAGCGGGGAGTATTTGTTCCAATTCTTTGAAGTTTTGCAAGGTCATGATTCTTTTTTTTGTGGTGTGAATTCTTCTGTAATCTCGCATTCCTTCAATATAAAGGAGGTCTTCAAACATAATTTTCTCTAGGCGATTTTCGGTTTTTATAAAAATAAAATCCCGATTGATGGTTGAAGGCTTGGAACTTATATTTTCGCAAGCTTTGTTGACTGCTTGCAAAAAACGCTCAAAAGTAAATGGTTTGAGCAAGTAATCGGTAACATTTAATTCATAGCCCTTGAGTGCATATTCTTGGTAAGCTGTTGTAAAGATGACTTGACTATTAATGGAAGAATTTTCAAGCAATTCTATCCCCGATAGCTCATCCATATTGATGTCTAAAAACAGCAAATCTACGGCGTTATTTTTAAGATAAAGTAGCCCATTCAGTGCATTGTCAAAGGTAGCAGACAAGTTTAAAAATGGGATTTTATGGACAAAAGACGCAGTTCGTTCAAGCGCCAAAGGCTCATCTTCAATAATAATACAATTGTATTTTCTCATAATTTATCGTACTGTTTGCAGCCTTAAAAAGACCTGATACAAGTCCTTTTGATTGCTAATATTTAATTGGTGTTTTTTTTGGTAAATTAGATTTAGACGTTTTTGAATTAAGTGATTACCAATGCCATTACTTTTTGTTTGCTTTTTTCGGCTGCTATCAAATTTATTTTTACAAACCAAGGATATAGCATCCCCTTCAATTTTAATGACAATATCAATTGCATTTTTTATTTTTTTATTATTGGTATGCTTAAAAGCGTTCTCGATAAATGAAATAAATGCCATCGGGGCAATGGTTTGATGTTGAGGATTGCCTATTACTTCAAAATTTACATAATCCGAGTTAGAGGTTCTTATTTTTTGCAATTCGATATACTTTTGGATATACTCAATTTCGTGTGCCAATGGAATTTTATCTGTTTTGGTTTCAAAAAGCATAAACCGCATAATATCAGATAGTTTGTTTAAATACTTAGAAGCTTCCAAAGCATTTTTTAACATTAAAACATCAATATTATTAATCGTATTGAATAAAAAATGAGGGTCTAATTGGGCTTTAATTAAAGCTAATTCCATTTCGTGATTTTTTTGCCGCAGGCGATCCTTAAGCTTTATTTCTTCCAACCAAGTTAAGCAACCTTTTAGTATGAGCGCTATGGCACCACAAGCCAAGGAGACAAAAAACATAACCAGCAAACCATCGGGCGAATT from Aureispira anguillae encodes:
- a CDS encoding LytR/AlgR family response regulator transcription factor yields the protein MRKYNCIIIEDEPLALERTASFVHKIPFLNLSATFDNALNGLLYLKNNAVDLLFLDINMDELSGIELLENSSINSQVIFTTAYQEYALKGYELNVTDYLLKPFTFERFLQAVNKACENISSKPSTINRDFIFIKTENRLEKIMFEDLLYIEGMRDYRRIHTTKKRIMTLQNFKELEQILPANLVARVHKSYMVAFAKIDSIERSRIRISDQLIPISETYRAAFFKKIKA
- a CDS encoding Kazal-type serine protease inhibitor family protein, giving the protein MLTLLAASMTTLISWQEKSSSNSSQQELTSANCYCPMVYDPVCGINGVTYSNACVARCHGVKHYTPGACNGNGGGAVLLSLKE
- a CDS encoding sensor histidine kinase, encoding MKKPFVIVLHLIFWGGFLFLLMVMLGIYFRGNVPESRLAFYMELLCGFILVPSMTSFYLFYFGVFPNYLRQRKIALSIVYGIFSTLLAVTLGVLSLSFIRDVTPTFGICKKNSPDGLLVMFFVSLACGAIALILKGCLTWLEEIKLKDRLRQKNHEMELALIKAQLDPHFLFNTINNIDVLMLKNALEASKYLNKLSDIMRFMLFETKTDKIPLAHEIEYIQKYIELQKIRTSNSDYVNFEVIGNPQHQTIAPMAFISFIENAFKHTNNKKIKNAIDIVIKIEGDAISLVCKNKFDSSRKKQTKSNGIGNHLIQKRLNLIYQKKHQLNISNQKDLYQVFLRLQTVR